The nucleotide window gaggagatgCACCAGCTGCAGCATCATCCCCCTGCCCTTTCTCCTTCAGGTCAAGGAGAAGGGAGTCTTGAGTGTTTCCTAAGCTGTAACCCTCTGAAATCACCGGTCCAAAAGCGCATGCCTGTGATGTGTGGTGTGGGTCTGCTGGATGTACGCGCAGTACGTCCCTTGTCGTTCCTTCCTCTGTTTTGTGACAGTGGTGCCAAGTTCTTGTCTGCTCTCTTTGCAGAGCACCCAGTACTACGACATGCGCTGGTCCTGTGAGCACCTCATCATGGTGTGGATCAACGCCTTTGTCATGCTCACCACTCAGCTGCTGCCTCCCAAGTACTGTGACCTGCTCCACAGATCAGCTGCCCACCTCGGCAAGTGGCAGAAACTAGAACACGGTTCCTACAGCAATGCTCCGCAGCATATGTGAGTGTGGGGATGAGGAGGGGTTGGCGTGCCCAGCAAGGGGTGAGAAGACACTCTAGTAGATAAGCAGGTATCACAGTGCTTATCTACTGAGGATGCTTCTCCGTTCTCCACAGCGCTGGGGTCACAGATACAACTCTGCTGGTCTTTCTGTTCGCTAGAAATGGAATTGTCTGCTCTAGAGAGCTGTCTGAGATCCTCTAGTCAGTGCTAGTTCCTTCCCAAAAACAAATGCTGAGATTCTTCTTGGCCAACTGCAGAGGTCACTTGTGTAGGGGCAGGGGGTGGCCCCCTGCTGACGCAGTGCGTTCTcgccctgggggagccatttgtTCAGGGCGAGTCCATCGGGTGGGCTTGTGATCACCTCCCTGCCCTTTTCCAGTGGGAGCTAGGACATGTCCTCATGGCAGAGGCTTTGGTATCTTCCAAGGTGCAGTCCATTCTGCAGTCCAGGGAGTTGGGAGCGCAGACGCTAACGCTCTGGTGTTCTTTCCCCACAGCTGGTCAGAAAACACAATATGGCCACAAGGGGTTCTGGTGCGACGGAGCCGATGCCTGTATAAAGCAGTTGGGCCTTACAACGTAGCAGTGCCTTCAGATGTGTCCCACGCCCGCTTTTACGCAAGTATCCTCTCGGTTGACGTGTTACAAttgtgggagggaggagaggctCAAACctagctgcagcagagcagactGTGCACGACAGAGTTTGGTGCTGCACAACAGCCCGTTGCTGCTAGACAGAATACCTGTTTGCAGCAGAGGAGCTTTCCCACGGCAGTATTAGTGGTGGTTGGGCAAGATGGAAGCCACGGCTGCCTTGTCGGTGCTTCCTCAGCGTGGCGATGCAGCTCGCCAGTCAGGCAGTGGCAGATTAAGAGGGTTCTCGTTAACGTCTTCCAGGGAAATGGGGAAGTATGTCGGCTGGCCAAGACCTTATTTCACCTGTCCTCCCCTTCTCAAGCACAATGACACTTCTACATGCCGTGTTTCTTGTGCTGCTTTCCCCAGGTAGCAGCTGGCAGTGGTCAGAGTACAAACTTCTGCCCAACAGCGCTATGTACATCCCCCTCCCCACTTTAACACTGCAACAAGTCAGAAATCTGtcctttttcactgttttcctgcAGTTCCTTTTTCACCGTCCGTTACGGCTGCTCAACCTGCTGATTCTCATCGAAGGCAGCGTGGTCTGCTACCAGCTCTACTCGCTGCTGCGCTCAGAGAAGTGGAACCATACCCTCTCCATGGCCCTCATCCTTTTCTGCAATTACTATGTCTTATTTAAGCTCCTCCGGGACCGGATAGTATTAGGCAGGGCGTACTCCTACCCACTTAACAACTACGGACTCAAGGCACACTAGGCCGGCCAAATGTGTaccccttctctttcctttctcacagggcagggagggaacctcagaaaaaaaaaaaaaaatattttcgtacagttctattttttttcttgcggcgtttataaatatttaaaatattttatattttgtatacTATTGTTTTTGTGGGGCGGGAAGGGAACCAGTGGCAATTAAATGTCGCTTTATAAACAAGgtgttattttatatatataaaaaaatcagtgtgtaTATACCGTATATCTATACCCATACATATATCTATGTGAAGCAACAGGATTGTGTGTGTGGTCACTGTGTCTGCTTTGCTCACACAACTGCCTTGCTCTTGCATACTGTTAATTAGGAACTGGTTTGCTCTAGAACTTGGATAAGCTAGCAGCCACGGGAAGAAAGGAAACACAGGGGCCTTTCACAAAGATGAGCAAAGTTTATCTTAGTAACCTCAGTACCGGGGAAGTCTTGCCTTGGAAATGTGCACTGGTGCGATACCGGTTTAGGGAAAGGGAGGAAGCAGTGTGTGGAAAGACAGACTGAGTTACTGACAGTCAGTAAAAGTTCTCAGTTCTCAGTGTTAGCAGGAtggaagtattatttttaaaaaataacaaactcTTTACTTTAGCTCCTATCTGTCTTTCTAGTAACTTAAGCTCCCTCACTCTACCCAGAGAATGAACTAAATATTGAAATTATAATTTCAGGGTAGTATATCATTTAGgaagatttcttaaaaataaatagcttcatCTAGCAAGATGGTAATTGATTATTTTAAACATCCATCTCTAATTCCTTGAGTAACAGCATTAAATTAGGGAACATTCAGATGTTTCCTTCAAGCCGTAATGTTCCTGGCAGAAATTTATTACTGTCAAACACCAACTCCCTTGTTGCTATACAATGCATTTCAGCAGTGTTTCACTCTAAGGTATGTTGGTAGTGTTTAATCCCTTATCATCAATATTAGAGgaaatactttgcttttaaactgtTCTTCATAAAGCTGAACTATACTAGAATCTAGTGTGGCAGTATCACAGAGGAATTGAAGATAAAAGACAGTATCAACCATATAATTAATTCAGCTGTGGATGCTGGTGACAGCTGATGGTAGGAGTTGATGCTTTAACTCAAGTAATGAAGGAGGAGACAGCAATGCAATGTTCTTCCATTCAGATGCCATCTGACTTAACTTTAGCCGTTAGTAAAGTGCTAGCTCTGAAGAATGGGtatatatgggaaaaaaaaccacccaaattGTACGGAGTTTGGGAGAAACTGCAACtactttctgttccttctttccttccacGCTAAGTAAGAACACAGCAGTCTTCTCTGCTCCTGGCTGTAGGACAGTTGCTCCAGCAGCCTGGTCGCAAGCCTGGGACATCTGATGAGGTAGGCAACAGGAGATACCTCTGAGCACTAACCGCAACCTCCTCCAAAACGAACACAAATGCTTAGTTTTGGTTACTCCTAGGCCTTTTCTCATCTTTCCCGGGGCCCTGGCAGGACACAGAGACTTGGGAGTTTACGGTCTGGGGCCTTTCAACAAAACACAGTACTGTGGCTTAGAGCCTACTCTTGTACAACTGTAGTCTTCTCTAGCTTTTCCTCTTGTAATGTCGTGCTTTATCTTTAATCCATGCCTCAGTTCTACCTTGATTACTTCAGGAAGTGCACTTGGGATAAGAGGGGGCTGGTTTCTTCTCTAGAGCAGGCTCTTTGCTGCACGTGGCTTTGTGCAACACCTTTCCTGCACCCAGCTTCCactcttagaatcacagaatggtttggattggaagggacctctaaaggtcaCCTAGGCCAACCCTCTgtcatgagcagggacatcttcaaccagagaGGTTGCTCAGTGCCCTTGAatgcctgaccttgaatgtttccagggatggggcatctaccacccttctggggaacctgttccagtgtttcaccaccctaaAAAATCCACCACGTAAAAAAATTTGTCCTTACATCtagcctaaatctaccctcttttagtttaaaaccgttatcccttgtcctatcgcaacaggccttactaaaaagtctgtccccatctttcttctaagccccctttaagcagtgaaaggctgcaataaggtctccctgagctCTCGCAGTACCTCAGTAGTGTTTCCTGCTTTCAGTACCACACAAATTTCACCTGCTTGGCATAGCTCAGCACCCCTTAAGCAGTATTCCACAGCATTACCAgataatttcttccatttagaCACCTAAACAATAGTGGGCTTATACTTAAGCAACCAGTGGGAGAAAAGAAGCTCTCCAAGGCTTCATGTGGGAAATAGAGATGTGcaactatttctattttgctttctgttttgctctgAGGGACTGTATAACACAACACACACTATCTAATTGCAGGTGTTAAGATCCTCCTCATTCCAAGGGAGCTAGGCATTATTTCTTAAGGGAAGCTGCCTCTCCCCCTCAAAGTACCTTCGTTATATCCTTGGAGCAGTTCTTTGAGAAGGTTTAAGGTCTAGGGATTGTACCTTTCCACGCATAATATGAACTGCCAACATGCAGTCCTGTAGATGCAACTGTCTTCCATGTTTACACAGGACCCCTACACAGAAAGAAATTGCAGAAGATAGTTGCAGCTTCCCAAAAAGGCAAAAACACAGCAAGGAACGAGCTAGCATAGTTGCGTCTCCCCAGTATAAACTGGACCATCTGATAACAAACAAGGAGCAGAAATTATGTCTGCCCAGCAGCAGTGCCTGCTTAGATCAGTGTTCCTCCCTACTCCTCCAATAGGCCTGCTACAAAGCCTTATTTGGGTGAACACTGAAAACAAGTCTACTCTAATACTTGATCAGGTcagactaggaaaaaaaagacttggtCTCCCTCTTGGTCACTCCATCATGCGAGGACGTCATAATAAATGGATGGTTTTTTGGTCTGGCAACGAAACTGCTCTAGCTTCAGGCCAATCCTCAGAAGAACAGCTTCATCCCACCATTTTGCCATGACCTGGGAGAAgatgagagacagaaagaaagaaaaagaaaaaagaaagcataagcATCATCACATACAGACACTCTTGAAAGCCCTGCAAAACatcactgatttttgttttccccaacAGCATCAAAAGGacacacacttttcttttttacccCAGCAGGTATGGCATCAGTGCAACTGGGATAAAGGCAGCTGTATGACTTAATTAAAAGACATGGGCCTTTCATTTACATGAGACCCTTTTCAAGGGAGAACAACGAAAGACTTGAAGTTACAGAACTGAGGAAcaggaaaacagaggaaggagTAGTGACAAATAGTGGGTACTGATGCAAGTAGACAGGGAGACAGAGAAATCTATCTCCCAGATACCTGAAGAGTCCCTCTGCCATTCGGGAGTGAGTTACTCTGAGGCAAATCTCTTCACCCACAAGTTAAAACTTCATTACCAGTACCTGCTAATTCCTTAAGTGTGTTGTGTGGAACAGCAGGAACCTGGTTATAGTGGTTCCGGACAAAGCCAGTTGGAGATTTTGTGATCCAGCATTCACAAAGAGCCAATACTCACTTGGAAGCTGATAGGAAGCCCGGCCGTAGAATATCCAATGGGGACAACAAGGCCTGGAATCCCAGTGAAGTTACCAAGCTGCATGAACCTGGGGGAAAAGCTGTCAtcagcattcacagaatcacagaaccatctcggttggaaaagaccttgaagctcatccagtccaaccattaacctcacactgaccgttcccaactccaccagatccctcagcgctgggtcaacccgactcttcaacccctccagggatggggactccacccctgccctgggcagcccattccaacgcccaacaacaccttctgcaaagaaatacttcctaagagccagtctgaccctgccctggcacagcttgaggccattccctcttgtcctggcgctggttccttggttcaagagactcatcccccctctctgcaccctcctttcagggagttgtagagggccatgaggtctcccctcagcctccttgtggcaactgaggcacggactctccatgaagtgcaaaaggaaaagacCCTTttttattacaatagtacatacttatgctatggttaaagctcttacttcataattagcaaatcagcgattagacagctatctaccttttctcctatcagcataagaccactctaacacgtgctgtgcagaccaatcaacttcttgttcacgcgctgttcatgcagcagtaacttttcacagttcagtacttttccacatttcagtgttgcagctgtccgttgttcttccctgacaccttggcacaactcggcagtttcttatctttctcccaaggtctctttctcatcaaagccttgctgtttgtcaggggctgcgcagagctgacttgcctctctcccacacctcctcttctccagactaaaccccccagttccctcagccactccccatcagacctgtgctccagaccctgcaccagcttcgttccccttctttggacatgctcgaaTAATTCAAGTAATTCATTCCTGCCTTGGGACAGCAGCAAAGTCATTCTTTTTTGGGAGAGGCAGCTAGGATTGATCCCTCCTGCTCTACAGCCTGAGCTCCTTCAGTCTGTACAGCTGGTCTCCAACTGTTCCCAAACTTCTGCTTCCATAGTGTGAGCTGCACTCTTCTTACCTTATGGACCGGACTGTGAAGGACAAATCACTGCTCCCAGTCAAGAGGTCAGATTCAAAGATTCTTGGGGCAGTGCAAGCAACACCTGTGgaggaatcacagaatgattgagactgaaagggacctcaggaggtcatcttgTCTAACCTTCCATCTCAACGGATggtcagctagatcaggttgccccAGACAATggccagatggcttctgaatatccccagggatggagattccacagcctctctgggcaacctgatccagtgcTTAAAGAGTAAAGAAAGAGTCAGGCAGTGGGCAATCTTCAAGGAACAGCTCAGTTCATTAAAGCCACATTAAAGCCATGTTGGTGATGCAAGCTCACACCCCTGGAATGCAATCAAGTTGCTGGGATTTATGAATTAAGCAGTTAGTTTCTATTTAGAGCAAGAACATCTTCATATATAAGTAGATGTTGAGTCCCTCCTGTGTAAATGtgctggctctgcagctcctggttGAAGTACCAAGGAGGAGTTTCTCACTGCCATGGATATAGGCAGTAAGTctagaaatacacagaaaatccagaaaTATACAGCAGTCTTTCTAACCTGGCTGCATCTTCTTCTAAACACTTGAGACACAGCAAAGTCTTTGCAAGAAAGACATGCTCTTAAAACTGGGCGGGGGGAAGTTAACGGAGTGACTGTTCTTAAAATGCACCACACGGCTGTCAGGGACCAGCTCTTTGGCCAAGGCTGCCAATACCTGGTGTAAGGATacagttcacagaggtgaagaTCTCTTGCAAAAATCTCATGCTCCGAGTTCTCTGTCGATTTGCCTGCAAGCAGAGAGACTACTGTCTGACTGGGTTCACGAGACTCGTGTTTCATGACGGCAGACTCTGCCCGTTAGAACCTTTGGAAAAGAAGACACCATTCCTGCAGTTTGGAACCAAGATGCAGGCCAGGAGTCCAGGTGGCACGTCCTTTGTGGTGCGCTACCGTTCAGCATGCTTTCACAGCAGAGGCCATTACAGCTGGGCGATATCCTTCCAGATATACGAGAGGTTAAGAGAATCCTCCACCCCACCTTTACAATTTCGTTAGGTGCCTCCCTTCAGCCTTTACCACATCATTTCCCTTACCGTAATATAATCCAGAGCTGTGAACTGGGAAGCCAAGGCCAGGTTAGCCCGAGTGTCCAAATTCTGAAAGAGAGACATCAATTATGGTTCTGTTTGCAAGAAACTGA belongs to Strix uralensis isolate ZFMK-TIS-50842 chromosome 2, bStrUra1, whole genome shotgun sequence and includes:
- the TMEM39A gene encoding transmembrane protein 39A isoform X3, which produces MLARRLVWALISEASQVGATSVIHYMVRLVLLTLCGWVLCWTLVNLFRSHSVLNLLFLGYPFGVYVPLCCFHQDSRAQPLPADCGYLVQDQMVDDGSSAVSSLVKPKDFLSLLWESLREQFNNPTSIPTHSCPLSPDLIRNEVECLKADFNRRIKEVLFNSLFSAYYVAFLPLCFVKSTQYYDMRWSCEHLIMVWINAFVMLTTQLLPPKYCDLLHRSAAHLGKWQKLEHGSYSNAPQHIWSENTIWPQGVLVRRSRCLYKAVGPYNVAVPSDVSHARFYFLFHRPLRLLNLLILIEGSVVCYQLYSLLRSEKWNHTLSMALILFCNYYVLFKLLRDRIVLGRAYSYPLNNYGLKAH